In bacterium, a single genomic region encodes these proteins:
- a CDS encoding 4Fe-4S dicluster domain-containing protein codes for MGKSSFLEEVSRRSGQSFNGCYQCLSCGGGCPVVEAMEYNPNQIIRMVQRGMRREVLESRAIWLCVGCYSCLSQCPNRVNIPAMMDALREMALESGVKVGEPGIMEFHRAFLGEVKRWGRVYELGLMMRYKLATRRLFEDIGVGLKMMGKGRMELLPSRVKDIKQVRRLMNGTNP; via the coding sequence ATGGGAAAGAGTTCCTTTCTGGAGGAGGTTTCTCGTCGAAGCGGTCAGAGCTTCAATGGTTGTTACCAGTGTCTGAGCTGTGGTGGGGGCTGCCCTGTGGTGGAGGCCATGGAGTACAACCCCAACCAGATCATCCGTATGGTACAGAGGGGCATGAGGCGTGAGGTTCTGGAGAGCAGGGCCATCTGGTTGTGTGTGGGCTGTTACTCCTGTTTGAGCCAGTGTCCCAACCGGGTGAATATTCCAGCCATGATGGATGCTTTGAGGGAGATGGCCCTGGAGAGCGGGGTGAAGGTGGGGGAGCCCGGGATAATGGAGTTTCACAGGGCCTTTTTGGGTGAGGTGAAGCGTTGGGGGAGGGTTTATGAACTGGGGCTCATGATGCGTTACAAGCTGGCCACCAGGAGGTTGTTCGAGGACATTGGGGTGGGGCTCAAGATGATGGGCAAGGGGAGGATGGAACTGCTGCCATCCAGGGTCAAGGACATAAAGCAGGTAAGAAGACTGATGAATGGCACAAACCCATGA
- a CDS encoding PIG-L family deacetylase, translating into MHFRLLAVHAHPDDESIGTGGTLALYARRGVHVVLVCATRGEEGKLHGVNPSEDPATIRTRELEAACRILGIEDVRFLGYRDSGMAGTPANSHPEAFCNADPLEASRQLAGILRETRPHVVITYNERGFYGHPDHVAANKVTNLALEEARNPGPRGEPPWEVPRLFYTAAPRSRLLRLDQFLRTQGNTGLPYSVEILGTQDDEITAWIDVREVLHLKLKAISCHRSQLGPHSLFSRLPSSLYEEAWGTECYVLARGTYGIQEKISDLFWGLP; encoded by the coding sequence ATGCATTTCAGGTTGCTGGCCGTGCATGCTCATCCTGATGATGAATCCATAGGCACTGGGGGCACCCTCGCCCTTTACGCCAGGAGAGGAGTTCATGTGGTATTGGTCTGTGCCACGAGGGGCGAGGAGGGGAAACTACATGGCGTGAATCCATCAGAGGACCCGGCCACCATAAGAACCAGGGAGTTGGAGGCAGCCTGCAGGATTCTTGGAATTGAGGATGTAAGATTTTTGGGTTACAGGGATTCCGGGATGGCCGGCACCCCGGCCAATTCTCATCCTGAGGCTTTCTGCAATGCAGACCCTCTAGAGGCTTCCAGGCAATTGGCCGGGATATTGAGAGAGACTAGGCCTCATGTTGTGATCACTTACAATGAGAGGGGCTTTTACGGCCACCCTGACCATGTGGCAGCCAACAAGGTTACCAATCTGGCCTTGGAGGAAGCCCGCAACCCAGGCCCTCGGGGAGAGCCACCATGGGAGGTGCCCAGACTCTTTTACACAGCAGCGCCCAGGAGTCGTCTCCTGAGATTGGACCAGTTCCTCAGGACTCAGGGCAACACAGGATTACCTTACTCTGTTGAGATCTTGGGAACCCAAGATGATGAAATAACCGCCTGGATCGATGTGAGAGAGGTCCTGCATCTCAAGCTCAAGGCCATTTCTTGCCACAGGAGTCAGCTTGGCCCACATAGCCTCTTCTCCAGGCTTCCATCATCCCTATATGAAGAGGCATGGGGAACCGAATGTTATGTTTTGGCCAGGGGCACATATGGAATACAGGAAAAGATCTCGGATCTTTTTTGGGGTCTTCCATGA
- a CDS encoding adenylosuccinate synthase, which translates to MGNIIVVGTQWGDEGKGKVVDILAEFVDVVVRFQGGNNAGHTIVVEGKPLVLHQIPSGVLHPRKKCVVGNGVVVDPKVLLEEIQELEARGVKISTENLVLSEAAHLIMPYHRALDLAREKALGKGAIGTTGRGIGPAYEDKAGRRGIRMVDLRDPQILKKKVQDQLKEVNLQLKERYGEKPFSAKDVLEEYQGYAEKLLPFVANTSVFLDREIKAGRSVLFEGAQGTFLDLDHGTYPFVTASNTVAGNACVGAGVGPTRIHGVVGIVKAYTTRVGAGPFPTELQDELGENLREKGREFGATTGRPRRCGWLDMVLVRDAVRLNGITDLAITKLDVLGGLPSLKICVAYEYKGKKLEEVPCSLEVFSECVPVYEELRGWEEEITYARDVEELPKNAQRYIKRIEELADVPVALVSVGATRNDTVMIQNPCKRG; encoded by the coding sequence ATGGGAAACATAATAGTCGTGGGCACACAATGGGGTGATGAAGGCAAAGGCAAGGTGGTGGACATCCTGGCCGAGTTCGTGGACGTGGTGGTTAGATTCCAGGGGGGGAACAACGCGGGCCATACCATAGTGGTGGAGGGCAAGCCTCTGGTGCTTCACCAGATTCCATCCGGGGTGCTGCACCCCCGAAAGAAGTGTGTAGTGGGCAATGGCGTGGTGGTAGACCCCAAGGTTTTGCTGGAGGAAATCCAGGAACTGGAAGCCAGGGGGGTTAAGATTTCCACTGAGAATTTGGTGCTGAGTGAGGCTGCCCATCTGATCATGCCTTATCATAGGGCCTTGGACCTAGCCAGGGAGAAGGCACTGGGCAAAGGAGCCATTGGCACCACCGGGCGTGGCATCGGCCCTGCCTATGAGGACAAGGCTGGTCGCCGAGGCATCAGGATGGTGGATCTGAGGGATCCTCAGATCCTAAAGAAAAAGGTTCAGGATCAGCTCAAGGAGGTGAACCTCCAGCTCAAGGAACGCTACGGGGAAAAGCCCTTCAGTGCCAAGGATGTGCTGGAGGAATACCAGGGGTATGCGGAAAAGCTGCTTCCTTTTGTTGCAAACACCTCGGTGTTTCTGGACCGGGAGATCAAGGCGGGCAGAAGTGTGCTTTTCGAAGGGGCACAAGGCACATTTCTGGACCTGGACCACGGCACCTACCCCTTTGTGACGGCCTCCAACACCGTGGCGGGCAATGCCTGTGTGGGGGCCGGAGTAGGACCTACCCGGATCCACGGGGTGGTGGGCATTGTGAAAGCATATACAACCCGAGTGGGAGCCGGCCCATTTCCCACAGAGCTGCAGGACGAGCTTGGAGAGAATCTAAGGGAGAAAGGCAGGGAGTTCGGAGCCACTACAGGAAGGCCCAGGCGTTGCGGCTGGCTGGACATGGTCCTGGTGAGAGATGCTGTTCGCCTAAATGGCATAACGGATCTGGCCATCACCAAGCTGGATGTGCTGGGGGGGCTTCCATCTTTGAAGATATGCGTGGCTTACGAATATAAGGGCAAGAAGCTAGAAGAAGTTCCCTGCTCACTGGAGGTCTTTTCCGAGTGTGTGCCTGTATACGAGGAGCTCAGAGGCTGGGAGGAGGAAATAACCTATGCCAGGGACGTGGAAGAACTCCCCAAGAATGCACAACGTTACATCAAGAGGATAGAGGAGCTGGCGGATGTTCCGGTGGCCCTGGTGTCAGTGGGGGCCACCAGAAATGACACCGTGATGATACAGAATCCATGCAAGAGAGGATAG
- the serA gene encoding phosphoglycerate dehydrogenase, translating into MGYRVLVSDSLAEEGIEVFRRAEGLDVDVETGLSPEELKAVIVDYDAIAIRSGTKLTADIIEAAERLKVIGRAGIGVDNVDLDAATKKGIVVMNTPEGNTITTAEHTISMLLALARRIPQATASVKSGKWEKKKFMGTEVFNKTLGIIGMGRIGKIVADRAHGLHMNVIAYDPFLSPEVVTKLGVEMVPLDELLARSDFITVHTPKTKETINLIDEKAFKKMKKGVYVLNCARGGIINEKALYDALVSGKVAGAALDVFEKEPPENNPLLGLDQVICTPHLGASTEEAQVNVAVAVAEQIVDFLLRGTVRNAVNVPSVSSEILPHVRPYLHLAEKLGSFTAQILQGGVKEVHLQYTGEVAQYGVGPITSALLKGFLSPMLSGNINFVNAPVLAKARGIKVTESVTEKHEDYTNLITIRAVSDREELSVSGALLGKRNPRILRINNFLVEAVPEGNILFIYNEDRPGVIGNIGTTLGRNKINIGMMQFGRDRLGGMAVSLLHLDDPIAKNVLEEIQNLEHIVRVIQVEL; encoded by the coding sequence ATGGGATACCGAGTCTTGGTCAGTGACTCTTTGGCAGAAGAGGGGATAGAGGTGTTCCGTAGGGCAGAGGGCCTGGATGTGGATGTGGAGACAGGCCTTAGTCCCGAGGAACTCAAGGCCGTGATAGTGGATTATGATGCCATAGCCATTCGCAGCGGAACAAAGCTAACGGCAGACATAATTGAAGCTGCCGAACGCTTGAAGGTCATAGGAAGGGCCGGGATAGGCGTGGACAATGTGGATTTGGATGCGGCCACGAAAAAAGGCATAGTGGTCATGAATACCCCTGAGGGCAACACCATCACCACGGCCGAACATACCATCTCCATGCTCCTGGCCTTGGCCAGGCGTATACCCCAGGCCACAGCATCGGTGAAATCTGGGAAATGGGAGAAGAAGAAATTCATGGGTACCGAGGTCTTCAACAAGACCTTGGGCATAATAGGCATGGGTCGCATCGGCAAGATAGTGGCTGACCGCGCCCACGGCCTCCACATGAATGTCATAGCCTATGATCCATTTTTGAGCCCGGAGGTGGTGACCAAGTTGGGAGTGGAGATGGTCCCACTGGATGAGCTGCTGGCCCGGTCCGACTTCATAACGGTTCACACACCCAAGACCAAGGAGACCATCAACCTCATAGATGAGAAAGCCTTCAAGAAGATGAAGAAGGGGGTTTATGTACTGAATTGTGCCAGGGGAGGAATCATAAATGAGAAGGCTTTGTATGATGCCCTGGTCTCGGGGAAGGTGGCAGGGGCTGCTCTAGATGTTTTTGAGAAAGAACCCCCTGAGAATAATCCCCTGCTGGGGCTGGATCAGGTAATTTGTACCCCCCATTTGGGTGCTTCCACCGAGGAGGCTCAGGTAAACGTGGCAGTGGCTGTGGCCGAACAGATAGTGGATTTTCTGCTGAGGGGCACGGTCAGAAATGCGGTAAACGTGCCTTCCGTGAGCTCCGAGATCCTGCCACATGTGAGGCCCTACTTGCATCTGGCCGAGAAATTGGGGAGCTTCACGGCCCAGATCCTCCAAGGCGGAGTCAAGGAAGTACATCTCCAATACACCGGGGAAGTGGCCCAGTACGGAGTCGGGCCCATAACTTCAGCGCTGTTAAAGGGGTTCCTCTCGCCCATGCTGAGTGGGAACATCAATTTCGTAAACGCACCTGTATTGGCCAAGGCCAGAGGCATAAAGGTAACCGAGTCGGTTACCGAAAAGCATGAGGATTACACAAACCTCATTACCATAAGGGCCGTATCCGACAGGGAGGAGCTTTCAGTATCTGGAGCCTTGTTGGGCAAGAGAAACCCCCGTATCTTGAGGATAAACAACTTCCTGGTGGAGGCCGTTCCCGAAGGTAACATACTTTTCATTTACAACGAGGACAGGCCAGGTGTCATAGGCAATATCGGAACTACGTTGGGCCGTAACAAGATCAACATCGGTATGATGCAGTTCGGCAGGGACCGCTTGGGTGGAATGGCAGTCTCCCTTCTCCACCTGGATGATCCCATTGCCAAGAATGTTTTGGAGGAAATCCAGAATCTGGAGCACATAGTCAGGGTCATCCAGGTGGAATTGTGA
- a CDS encoding alanine--glyoxylate aminotransferase family protein — MRKSYLLTPGPTPISPSTLLSMAQPIIHHRTAEYGAIFQEVREGLKYLFQTQHEVLLFSSSGTGAMEGAVTNTLSPGDKALVVRGGKFGERWEEICMAYGILPVVLDVEWGKAVRPEEVQKALDADPKIRAVLVQASETSTGVRHPVKEIGEIVRGYPETLLIVDAITGIGVFDIQTDAWGLDIVVAGSQKAVMLPPGLAFASVSPKAWGFVEKASLPRFYFDFKKELASAKKNQNAYTPAVSLIVGLREVLQRIREETLERIFERHFRMARATREAVKALGLELLAPDSPSEAVTAVKAPAGVDAGKITGHLWDRYGVRVAGGQGHLKGKIFRIAHMGFMDAFDVIIGISSLELTLRDLGLPVELGKGVGVAQQILAGEA; from the coding sequence ATGCGCAAGAGCTATCTCTTGACACCAGGTCCAACGCCCATTTCCCCCTCAACACTACTTAGCATGGCTCAACCCATAATCCATCATCGCACGGCTGAATACGGGGCTATCTTTCAGGAGGTGAGAGAGGGGCTGAAGTATCTTTTCCAGACCCAGCACGAGGTGCTATTGTTCAGCTCTTCGGGCACCGGTGCCATGGAAGGTGCTGTGACAAACACCTTGAGCCCAGGGGATAAGGCACTGGTGGTGAGGGGAGGAAAATTCGGGGAAAGGTGGGAGGAGATCTGCATGGCCTACGGCATCCTGCCCGTGGTTTTGGATGTGGAATGGGGGAAGGCCGTGAGGCCTGAGGAAGTGCAAAAGGCTTTGGATGCTGATCCCAAGATTAGGGCGGTCTTGGTGCAGGCCAGCGAGACCTCCACAGGAGTACGTCATCCAGTGAAGGAGATAGGGGAAATAGTGCGCGGATATCCCGAGACCCTACTCATAGTGGATGCCATAACGGGTATTGGTGTCTTCGACATCCAAACAGATGCTTGGGGTCTGGACATAGTGGTTGCTGGGTCTCAGAAAGCAGTGATGTTGCCCCCGGGCCTGGCCTTTGCTTCTGTGAGCCCTAAGGCCTGGGGTTTTGTGGAAAAGGCCTCTTTGCCTCGTTTCTACTTTGATTTCAAGAAGGAGCTGGCTTCAGCCAAGAAAAACCAGAATGCATACACCCCGGCTGTGTCTCTCATCGTGGGTCTCAGGGAGGTGCTCCAGAGGATTCGAGAGGAGACCTTGGAGCGCATCTTCGAACGCCACTTCAGAATGGCCAGGGCCACCAGGGAGGCTGTCAAAGCTCTGGGCCTGGAGCTTTTGGCTCCTGATTCACCCAGTGAGGCTGTCACTGCGGTCAAGGCACCAGCCGGAGTTGATGCAGGAAAGATCACCGGGCACCTATGGGATCGTTATGGAGTGCGGGTGGCCGGAGGTCAAGGTCACCTCAAGGGAAAGATCTTCCGAATAGCGCATATGGGTTTTATGGACGCCTTTGATGTGATCATCGGCATCTCGTCCCTGGAGCTGACCTTAAGAGACCTGGGCCTGCCTGTGGAACTTGGGAAAGGGGTTGGAGTGGCCCAGCAGATCCTGGCAGGTGAGGCTTGA
- a CDS encoding CBS and ACT domain-containing protein has product MRIRDWMTTDPVVVTPETLLVDARKKMDEFKIHHLPVVKKGKLVGMLTRRKILEASPSSATTLSMHELSYLLARMTVADVMVKDPVWVSPDTPVEDVVLLGYKKGIGSFPVVENGKLVGIATATEVTRGLLEIFAAREEGVLRLTLYNVSVDEDTFAKITEVLRKTKALPLSIFSFPEKGSVEKRIIIRCKAPKHKPVMEGLKEAGFRVEKVVPLRLYG; this is encoded by the coding sequence ATGAGAATCCGGGACTGGATGACAACAGATCCTGTGGTGGTGACTCCTGAGACGCTCTTGGTGGATGCCAGAAAAAAGATGGACGAATTCAAGATTCACCATCTCCCTGTGGTGAAAAAAGGTAAGCTGGTGGGCATGCTGACCAGGCGCAAGATCTTGGAGGCCTCTCCTTCTTCTGCCACCACCCTGAGTATGCACGAGTTGTCTTATCTTTTGGCCAGGATGACAGTGGCTGATGTCATGGTGAAGGATCCGGTATGGGTTAGTCCAGACACACCCGTGGAGGACGTGGTGCTTCTTGGTTACAAGAAGGGCATAGGCTCCTTTCCCGTGGTGGAGAATGGAAAACTTGTGGGTATAGCCACGGCTACCGAGGTAACCAGGGGGCTACTAGAGATTTTTGCAGCCCGTGAAGAGGGCGTCTTGAGGCTCACTCTGTACAACGTGTCGGTGGATGAGGACACCTTTGCTAAAATAACCGAGGTATTGCGCAAGACCAAGGCCTTGCCCCTGAGCATCTTTTCCTTTCCTGAAAAAGGCTCTGTGGAAAAGAGGATAATAATCAGATGCAAGGCCCCAAAACATAAGCCTGTGATGGAAGGGTTGAAAGAGGCCGGGTTCAGGGTGGAAAAAGTGGTTCCCTTGAGACTTTATGGCTAG
- a CDS encoding CBS domain-containing protein has translation MFVKDWMVTDPVVVAPNTPILEAQRIMRDRKIRRLPVVERGKLVGIVTYRDIMEASPSSASSLSIHEMHYLLSKLEVKDVMAKDLVVVGPDDSAEHAVLLGAEKGVGALPVLHKGKLVGIATESDIVRAYLAMLGAKEELIRITLKDVDLQKGVLLEIGKLVEETGAELVSIFSLPQKASDLRMVVIRARGKEQSAVERALKAKGYSLHR, from the coding sequence ATGTTTGTCAAGGACTGGATGGTCACCGATCCTGTGGTAGTTGCCCCGAATACGCCGATTCTGGAAGCCCAGAGAATCATGAGGGACCGAAAGATCCGGCGCCTGCCAGTGGTGGAGCGAGGTAAGCTGGTGGGCATAGTTACTTACAGGGATATCATGGAAGCTAGTCCCTCTTCGGCCTCAAGCCTAAGCATTCACGAGATGCATTACCTTCTGTCCAAGCTGGAGGTCAAGGACGTTATGGCAAAGGATCTGGTGGTGGTAGGCCCGGATGACTCGGCGGAACATGCGGTGCTCTTGGGTGCCGAGAAAGGGGTTGGGGCCCTGCCTGTGCTACACAAGGGAAAGTTGGTGGGGATCGCCACAGAGTCCGACATAGTGCGGGCATACCTGGCTATGCTTGGTGCCAAAGAGGAACTGATTCGCATAACCCTCAAGGATGTGGATCTCCAAAAGGGGGTTCTGCTTGAGATCGGCAAGCTGGTAGAAGAAACTGGAGCAGAACTTGTAAGCATATTCAGCCTTCCTCAGAAAGCCAGTGATCTACGCATGGTGGTCATAAGAGCCAGAGGCAAAGAACAGTCGGCAGTGGAGAGAGCCCTCAAGGCAAAGGGGTATTCCCTACACAGGTGA
- the cutA gene encoding divalent-cation tolerance protein CutA — protein MEKQLRVVLVSMPDEQKAASLARALIEKRLAACVSVLGGVRSFYRWKGELCQDPEVLLLIKTRKDLMEPLMSVVRSLHPYELPEILALDVADGLADYMNWVCQETA, from the coding sequence ATGGAAAAGCAGCTCAGGGTGGTCTTGGTGAGCATGCCCGATGAGCAGAAGGCTGCCAGTCTGGCAAGAGCCCTTATCGAGAAAAGGCTTGCTGCCTGCGTGAGTGTCTTGGGGGGGGTTCGCTCCTTTTACAGATGGAAAGGAGAGCTATGCCAGGATCCGGAGGTGTTGCTCTTGATCAAGACACGCAAAGACTTGATGGAACCATTGATGAGCGTGGTTCGCTCTTTACATCCCTATGAGCTTCCAGAGATCCTGGCCCTGGATGTGGCAGACGGGCTTGCCGATTACATGAATTGGGTTTGCCAAGAGACTGCTTGA
- a CDS encoding twin-arginine translocase TatA/TatE family subunit, which yields MLSSQGAAMFDLGMQEILIVLVVALVFIGPRKLPEIAKTLGRAFIELRRAGEELKGQIDLATIMEEPEPPKAPAQGGQAEAEQVDPGPSQSPSHSSEQVEELKAPDEAQAEAPQKTQA from the coding sequence ATGCTTTCCAGCCAAGGGGCGGCCATGTTCGACCTGGGCATGCAGGAGATCTTGATAGTGCTCGTTGTGGCCCTGGTCTTCATAGGCCCCAGGAAGCTCCCTGAAATAGCCAAGACCCTGGGCAGGGCCTTTATTGAGCTTAGACGTGCAGGCGAAGAGCTCAAGGGCCAAATAGATCTTGCAACCATCATGGAAGAGCCCGAACCACCCAAGGCTCCAGCACAAGGGGGGCAGGCAGAGGCTGAGCAGGTAGACCCAGGGCCAAGCCAATCCCCCAGTCATTCCTCAGAACAAGTGGAGGAACTCAAGGCCCCTGATGAGGCTCAAGCCGAAGCTCCCCAGAAAACTCAAGCCTGA
- the tatC gene encoding twin-arginine translocase subunit TatC produces MRLKPKLPRKLKPDEKVSFIEHLEELRYRLIVSLVAVLVGTVVAYVFKEEIFKFISEPLLRVLPPQDRHLIFTGLLEAFMVYLKTSFFAGLMLSVPVILYQLWAFISPGLYPPEKRLALPFIFFASFFFLGGAVFGYYVVFPYGFQFFVGFGGDFIKPLPSMKEYLSFATFLLLAFGIVFELPIFIFFLAKLGLVHPRTLRRGRRYAIPVIFLVAAILTPGPDPISQCLMAVPLCILYELGIWVAVFFGKPSSQKQSQATQESTEEGQA; encoded by the coding sequence ATGAGGCTCAAGCCGAAGCTCCCCAGAAAACTCAAGCCTGACGAGAAGGTCTCCTTCATAGAGCACCTAGAGGAACTGCGCTATCGATTGATCGTGTCTCTGGTGGCCGTGCTCGTGGGAACAGTGGTTGCTTATGTTTTCAAGGAGGAGATCTTCAAGTTCATCTCTGAGCCTCTACTGAGGGTTCTGCCCCCCCAAGACAGGCATCTGATATTCACAGGCCTGCTGGAAGCCTTCATGGTCTATCTGAAGACCTCTTTCTTTGCAGGGCTGATGCTCTCTGTCCCAGTCATCTTGTACCAGCTCTGGGCCTTTATTTCTCCGGGGCTTTACCCTCCAGAGAAGAGACTGGCTCTGCCTTTCATATTCTTTGCCAGCTTCTTCTTTTTGGGAGGTGCCGTATTCGGCTATTACGTGGTGTTCCCTTACGGCTTCCAGTTCTTTGTGGGCTTTGGAGGAGATTTCATAAAACCCCTCCCATCCATGAAGGAGTACCTCAGCTTCGCCACTTTCCTGCTCTTGGCTTTCGGAATAGTCTTCGAGCTACCCATCTTCATATTCTTTTTAGCCAAACTGGGTCTTGTGCATCCGAGAACCCTTCGAAGAGGACGAAGGTATGCCATACCAGTCATATTTCTGGTGGCTGCCATCCTGACCCCAGGACCAGACCCAATCTCACAGTGCCTCATGGCAGTACCCCTTTGCATTCTCTACGAGCTGGGCATATGGGTAGCGGTCTTTTTCGGAAAACCCAGCAGCCAGAAACAATCCCAGGCAACACAGGAATCAACTGAAGAGGGACAGGCCTAA
- a CDS encoding NAD-dependent epimerase/dehydratase family protein, producing MALRAFVTGATGFVGSHLVEALLQDGHQVRILVRSTSNLNWVRGLDVELTTGDLQQDGVLENSLEGMDWVFHVAGVTKARSLSSYIRANTLGTLNLLKACTKMKKPPQRVILLSSLAAWGPNSPSCPRGETEPCCPVSHYGLSKARAEDLACKFASELPVVILRPTAVYGPRDKDVLAFFRMVKKGWFINLGAQDRYICMIHVRDLVRAMLLAAMAHVPSGSIYPVSDGEVHTWSQVAQILAKIMEVDIRVLRVPFFVAWSAALVSEAFSWVLGLPPLYNREKLKEMLQPGWTCSIEKSKVELGFQPTISLEDGLRETYIWYREMGWI from the coding sequence GTGGCTTTGAGGGCCTTTGTAACAGGAGCAACAGGTTTTGTGGGAAGCCACCTGGTGGAAGCGCTACTACAGGATGGACACCAGGTGCGTATTTTGGTCAGGAGTACCAGCAACCTCAACTGGGTCCGAGGGCTGGATGTGGAACTAACCACAGGGGATCTACAGCAAGATGGAGTCCTGGAAAATTCCCTGGAGGGCATGGACTGGGTCTTCCATGTGGCAGGAGTCACCAAAGCCAGAAGTCTCAGTTCTTACATAAGGGCTAATACACTGGGAACCCTGAATTTGCTTAAGGCCTGCACAAAGATGAAAAAGCCTCCTCAGCGGGTAATACTTCTTAGCTCCCTGGCTGCCTGGGGTCCCAACTCCCCATCCTGTCCCAGGGGGGAAACCGAGCCCTGCTGTCCGGTGAGTCATTACGGGTTGAGCAAGGCCAGGGCCGAGGATTTGGCATGCAAATTCGCATCTGAGCTCCCAGTGGTGATACTCAGGCCCACAGCTGTGTATGGCCCGAGGGACAAAGATGTGCTGGCCTTTTTTCGCATGGTCAAGAAAGGATGGTTCATAAACCTGGGTGCTCAGGACAGATACATATGCATGATCCACGTGAGGGACTTGGTCAGGGCAATGCTTTTGGCTGCTATGGCCCATGTGCCATCAGGGTCAATATACCCTGTTTCAGATGGTGAGGTGCACACCTGGAGCCAGGTGGCCCAGATTTTGGCAAAGATCATGGAGGTGGATATAAGAGTTCTAAGGGTTCCCTTTTTTGTGGCCTGGTCAGCAGCACTCGTTTCCGAAGCCTTTTCTTGGGTCTTGGGTCTGCCCCCTCTTTACAATAGAGAAAAGCTCAAGGAGATGCTCCAGCCAGGCTGGACCTGTAGCATTGAAAAGAGCAAAGTGGAGCTGGGCTTCCAACCTACCATTTCATTGGAAGATGGGCTGAGGGAGACTTATATCTGGTATCGCGAAATGGGCTGGATATGA
- a CDS encoding aminotransferase class I/II-fold pyridoxal phosphate-dependent enzyme, producing MDIFEKCWKFTQAAEARASGYYPYFIPIESQQDTEVLINGRRVIMIGSNNYLGLTTHPKVKEAAAEALRRFGTSCTGSRFLNGTIELHVQLEERLAKFTGKEAALVFSTGFQTNLGTISALVGRHDTVIIDYDDHASIVDGCQLSHGRTIRFRHNDMAGLRRALQKANPRTGRLVVVDGVFSMEGDIAPLPEIAALCKEFGARLMVDDAHSIGVLGKNGSGTASHFGMTDQVDLIMGTFSKSFASLGGFVSAKAEVIDYIKHMSRALIFSASMPPASIAACLASLDIMEKEPERRERLWQITRRMHREYKAMGLNIGNTQTPIIPIIIGDDLKVFVFWRRLLEEGVFANPVRSPAVPPGRALLRTSYMATHTDSQLDRVLEAFRKVGKELGVIS from the coding sequence ATGGACATCTTCGAGAAGTGCTGGAAATTCACCCAGGCAGCGGAAGCCAGGGCCTCGGGTTATTACCCCTATTTCATCCCCATAGAGTCGCAACAGGACACAGAAGTCCTTATCAACGGTAGACGCGTAATAATGATAGGCTCCAATAATTATCTGGGACTGACCACTCATCCCAAGGTGAAAGAAGCTGCGGCCGAGGCCCTCAGACGCTTTGGCACTAGCTGCACAGGTTCACGATTTCTCAACGGCACCATAGAGCTTCACGTGCAATTGGAGGAGAGATTGGCCAAATTCACCGGTAAGGAGGCTGCACTGGTTTTCAGCACGGGCTTCCAGACCAACCTGGGCACCATCTCAGCTTTGGTAGGACGCCACGACACCGTAATAATAGACTATGATGACCATGCAAGCATCGTGGACGGTTGCCAGCTCTCCCACGGCAGAACCATCCGATTCCGCCACAATGACATGGCTGGTCTTCGCAGGGCCCTGCAGAAAGCCAACCCGAGAACAGGCAGACTGGTGGTGGTAGATGGTGTGTTCAGCATGGAGGGGGACATAGCCCCTCTACCTGAGATTGCAGCCTTGTGTAAAGAATTCGGTGCCCGATTGATGGTAGACGACGCACACTCCATAGGAGTGCTGGGAAAAAACGGCAGCGGCACAGCCTCTCATTTCGGGATGACCGACCAGGTGGATCTGATCATGGGTACATTTAGCAAGTCCTTCGCCTCCCTGGGTGGGTTCGTTTCAGCCAAGGCAGAAGTCATAGATTACATAAAGCACATGTCTAGGGCTCTCATATTCAGCGCCTCCATGCCCCCAGCCTCCATAGCAGCCTGCCTGGCCTCCCTGGACATCATGGAAAAAGAACCCGAGAGAAGGGAAAGGCTCTGGCAGATAACTCGAAGGATGCATCGGGAATATAAAGCCATGGGACTCAATATCGGCAACACCCAAACCCCCATCATTCCCATCATAATAGGAGATGACCTCAAGGTTTTTGTTTTCTGGAGGCGGCTGCTGGAGGAAGGTGTCTTCGCAAATCCTGTGCGCAGCCCGGCTGTGCCGCCTGGAAGGGCATTGTTGAGAACCAGTTACATGGCCACCCATACTGACTCGCAGTTGGACAGAGTTTTGGAGGCCTTTCGAAAAGTAGGAAAGGAGTTGGGGGTCATATCTTGA